The genomic window TCCCCTGTTCTTACTTTTAATATATTCAAGACTTTTAATCACGGGATAATAATTTCGGGAAATTCTTCCCCGGTAATAAATTACAACAATTTCCAGCCGGACAGCAAAACAATCCAGAATATTGTCCTTGAGAACTGCAGCGGGCAAATAAATGCCCAAAATAACTGGTGGGGCGACATAGACATGGTTCTTATTGAAAAAAATATTGCCGATAATAAAACAAATCCTTCGCTCGGCCCGGTTGTAATAACCCCGTTTTTAAATTCAGAGGTCAATCTTAATGATTATTCAAACCTGAATTTGGATTACCTGAACAAAATCAGCTCCAACAGGAGGTATATAGATTTAAAAAGTGATTTTTTATTCCTTTCATTCCGTGACGGTAACTGGGAAATATATTCGGCAAATATTAACGCGGAAAAAATAAGTAATCTGACAAAAAACATCAATACGGATGTGGCCCCCTGCATATCACCCGATAATAAAGAAATAGCCTTCAGTTCGAACCGTTCAGGGAACCTGGACATATTTGTCATGGATAAAAACGGGAAAAACATCAAACAAATCACCGATAATATATTCAATGAATCTGTTCCTCTGTGGTCAAATGACGGCCACAAGCTTGCTTTCTGGTCGGAACTCAGGCAGGTATTTGTAATCGATAAAGACGGTAAAAACAAGAAAAGCATTGATCCAAACGCTTATCTTAAGGAACTGCCGGATTTTAAAATAACGTCCTATTTATGGCCGCAAAACCATTAGAATTAAGATGGCAAAATCTCTTTTTACCGGAAACTCGTCCTTAAAAAGGGACCTCGTCAGCCGGCTCTTCGGATGTTTCCGGCAATTCTTTATGTTCCGGTTCAAATGCCTCGTTCCTGGGTGTTTTGAAAAACACGCTTTCAGCTATCACTTCAGAAACATAGCGTTTTATACCATCCTTGCCGTCATAAGAACGGTTTTCGATCCTGCCCTGGACCGTGACATACATCCCTTTTTTGAGCCTCTCTGAAACATGTTCGGCCAGCTTTTGCCAGCATACAATATTATGAAAAGTGGTTACCTGTTCCCATCCCTCGCCCTTTTTGACACCGCGGCTGGTGGCAAGCCCGAACCTCGCGACAGCGGCCCCTCCCTGCGTAAACCTCAATTCAGGGTCCTTGGTCACATTTCCTATCAGGAAACAGATGTTTTGTGAAAATTGCATAATTCACCTCTTTTTATTTTATAAGTTAATATCCATTTTTACCCGCAAATTTTAATGATGTATAAATATATCACAAAAAATATATAAAAGAAAGCTCAAAAAAAAGACCGTAGGTTTTGTAACCCTTTAGCGGATTGGAACAGTTAAAGTTAAATCCCCCTTAATCCCCCTTTCCAAAAGGGGGAAAATAAAATTCTATTCCAATCCGCTAAAGGGTTACTTTTTTATTAAGATGCTCTTTAAAACGGCGTTCTATATTATTAGTTACACCTGTATATAAAGATTTATTTTTACATTCTAAAATATAAACAAACCACATAATTTTTGCCCCTCGCCTGTGGTGAGAAAAATCGAACCACTTCGCTCGGGACACTTCTCCTCGGCTAAAAATAGACTCGGCTTGCCTACTCAAGACACTGAGCGAGGCAAAGTCGAGTCGAAGTGGCTCCGCATTTGATTTGAATTCAAACTGTGTTCCGATTTTTTTCCCGAATACAATTCATTTCTGCCGGAAGAAAAATTTAAGGAAATAAATCCTGCCACACTTTCAGCGTGGCAGTTTGCCTCTGCCAAATTTACCCCGTTAGAGAATTCACATATCGGTTAGGAATTACAGATGTTTATATTTTTCGTAAAATTTTAACTTTGGTTCTCTAACGGGGTGAATCGGCAGAGTTGCCAGAAGGAAAATTCATCGTAAAAAAAGAAGATTTTCCAACCTCGACGGTATTTTGGCAAACTATCGCAGTCTTGGTGCTTCCCGATGTTGCTACGCTCGTCGGGATAAACTCCCTTTAGCCATTCAGTATCTGGAGTTCATCCTGAGCGAAGTCGAAGGATTCCCTCCGCTCCAAACCTGCTTCACTTATTGTCCGAGCCAACGACTTATCCTGATTCAATTGAAATTGGGAGTTGTGCTAGGGCAAGATTTTTACTTTACTGCCTGTCGATGGAGCGTCGATAATAGGTGAGATTTGCCCTCGCGCACCTTCCAGTTGTCGATTGAAGCGGAACTATCGTCGCGCTCGGACAAAAAAACCTCAAGACTCGGAATGTCTGTCCGCCTCTATTTCCCTAAATTTTTCTTCCTACAAGCATGAATCGTATTCGGCAAAATAATCGGAACAATTTTTGAATCGGAAACGAGCGGGGAGCCATTCATTGCGTCTCGAACTGAAATTTCGGGACTGGAAACGGGAAACCGCAAAACGGTTTCCCGTTTTGTTTTATTATCTTCCCCGCCGAAAAAAGAATCGTCATTTTTGAATGAATTCGCTGAAAAATCCTTTGAATAACCTGCCATAAACCGAACTTGTTCTGGTTTATGGAAAAGATTTAATTGAATTTGTGAGGGGGAATAAATAATATTTTTAATGAATTTTTTCGCCCATAAATTCTTTTCAATCCCCCTTTTTAAAGGCAAGATTTGGACAAAGTGCTGAAGGGTTTGCTATGCGGTCACCGGGAATTCTCGATCCTAAATAACTTGTCTTGCGGAGAAAGTTTTACTGCAAAATAATCATCCCTATTCAATTCTTCTGGTAATTTATCTTTTAAAATAGATGCAATAAATTGGATATCGCTTCGATTTACAAGCTCTGCAATTTTAACCAATTGGTTATCATGCATTAATTCTTTTTTATCATTTAGTAAAAAATGTAAACAAGGCATATCTTCTGCGTCCGCAAATAATGTATATGCTATATCAAAACATGATATTTCACCCTGTTTTTTGCCCGAACTAATATTAGTATTAAAAGCGCTGAATTTATATAATCGTTGATTTTTCTTATTAATAATAATATCGTATTTTAAAGCGTATTGCTCCCCATATAAATTAGTCGAAATTGAAGCGAAATATTTATTAAACTTATTAATTTGGATTTTTACAGTCTTCTCAAAATCATTAGAAAATAACTCATTATTAATTTCACTAAGCTGTTTGTTGTATTCTTTAATATTATCTTCGACTTCATTTAGTTGCTGAATAATGTTTTCGTATTCTCCTTTTTTCCTAAATTTTTCACCTAATGCATCAATAATAACTTCCAAGTCTTTAAATGAATCACTCTTAGCAATTCCTGTCGATAACGATTTTTCTTCCAGTAATAATTTTCTCAAAGATTCTTTTTTGCTTTGAATATTGCTCTCTAAAGCAGGCAATTCTTTTGTAATATATTTTACTTTTTCAAATATCATTTGATTATGATATTTGACCAAGTCATCGAATGTTTTCTGAATTCCAGTAATTTGATTCGTAGCTTGATTATAAATTAATCGTAATTGTTGTAAGTCAATTTCTGATTTACGGGAATTTAATTCTTGTTGAGCTTCAATAATCAAATCTCTGCGAATATTCAATCTGCTAATTTCTGAGCTTATTTTATTGATTTGATATTTTATGTTGTTTAGTTTTTCTAAATCGGCCTCAAAATTCTTATTCAGATTAAAGCTTGCTTTGCGTTTATTAAGCTCTTCGATTTCATTATTAATAATAGAAAGAGTAGTTTCATAAGCTGTTTTTGTTTGATTTTTCTCAAGTCTTTTTTTATACGTATCTTCCTGTTTTAACTTTGCTAAAATCTCTTGTTTCGAACTGCCTTTATTGAACTCACAGCCAAACAAAAACAAATATAACGTCTCGTATTCCGCATCGGTCGTATATTTGTCTAGCGTTTTCAATGTATTATTTATACTTTCATCCTTATATCTAATGTTATGAGAAATAATTTGCCTGAACGTTGGCTTTTCGGCATAGTGATCCGGAAATATTAATTTAGAAAGTGTTACTTCAAACTCGTCTTCTGTTAGGTTTTTCCCATTAATTTTTCTGATTAATTCTTTTCGCGATAAAAAATTTCTTTCAATTATAATTTTTTTAGCATTTTCATCATTACATGTTGGAGAGTGTAACTGATATAGAAAAAATAATTTCTTATATTGATGAAGAAATACAAAAAGGTAATAAAAAATTACTAAAAGTAAAAGAAGAAGCAATTAGATTTGTTTTTACCACATTGGATTATAGTATTGTGCATAGAGGAAGAAAGACTGACTGTTACCCGGATTTTATAGATAAAAGAATCGATATGAAAAATATTAATCAGACTATAATCACATTTAATTACGAAACACTCTTTGAACATGCATTATTACATAAACATATATTTGGAATTTATTCTTACGGATTAGCCCTAAAACAAGCGAGTTTTTTTAAGCGCGACTTAAAATTAATCGGCAGCCATGTAAAATCTTTATTTTCGCTCTATTCGTCCATATAAAATTTATTTTTTGTTTCGTTAAACTGGGAAAATATTTTTTTAAGTCTAATTTTGGCCAAAATCATAAAAAATTGACACACCTGTCCCGTTTTCAGATTCTATTTCTTTTATTTTCAGCTTATCGCTTAAACTTTTTATGTAACTGCTATTCTCCGGATTCGTTCCCAGGCCGCAAAAAAATCTTTCAGCCATGAATTATAGCCGAGCAATCGATACACTATCATTCGTCCTGTCCTGATTATTTG from bacterium includes these protein-coding regions:
- a CDS encoding single-stranded DNA-binding protein; translation: MQFSQNICFLIGNVTKDPELRFTQGGAAVARFGLATSRGVKKGEGWEQVTTFHNIVCWQKLAEHVSERLKKGMYVTVQGRIENRSYDGKDGIKRYVSEVIAESVFFKTPRNEAFEPEHKELPETSEEPADEVPF
- a CDS encoding GIY-YIG nuclease family protein, producing MWFVYILECKNKSLYTGVTNNIERRFKEHLNKKVTL
- a CDS encoding DUF2326 domain-containing protein, whose protein sequence is MLLLLLLVIFYYLFVFLHQYKKLFFLYQLHSPTCNDENAKKIIIERNFLSRKELIRKINGKNLTEDEFEVTLSKLIFPDHYAEKPTFRQIISHNIRYKDESINNTLKTLDKYTTDAEYETLYLFLFGCEFNKGSSKQEILAKLKQEDTYKKRLEKNQTKTAYETTLSIINNEIEELNKRKASFNLNKNFEADLEKLNNIKYQINKISSEISRLNIRRDLIIEAQQELNSRKSEIDLQQLRLIYNQATNQITGIQKTFDDLVKYHNQMIFEKVKYITKELPALESNIQSKKESLRKLLLEEKSLSTGIAKSDSFKDLEVIIDALGEKFRKKGEYENIIQQLNEVEDNIKEYNKQLSEINNELFSNDFEKTVKIQINKFNKYFASISTNLYGEQYALKYDIIINKKNQRLYKFSAFNTNISSGKKQGEISCFDIAYTLFADAEDMPCLHFLLNDKKELMHDNQLVKIAELVNRSDIQFIASILKDKLPEELNRDDYFAVKLSPQDKLFRIENSR